The uncultured Desulfuromonas sp. genome has a segment encoding these proteins:
- a CDS encoding CHASE4 domain-containing protein yields MSLRLKILLMLFATLSIYGLMDYTVHRLFVLPTFLDQERTRIEEHIDHTMQILSFELLGLDRLCRDWASWDDSYTFIQQQGHDEDYIESNLVPATFDNNALDLLCYLDSKGHVIWKGTSNKYADKNQESFLQLPSPLLKGSDSCTGFIMSAEGPMILASRPITDSEETAPPNGFLVMGRLLIDSPIMALNQHLHGTVQFIQPQTSDLLNDKDLEFLKLREEPVFLPIGNTLHTFKMVRDINHKPAFIVHMQTDRTGVIHGLETISYDAFSNVISGFITIGIFVLFLRRNVIKPISKLTRHVNSINTAEDLLTVPLKTPSEDEIGVLWQGFNQMVHRLQRDRLRRLAAEEALRSNEKRIHAILDTAPDGIITVDQNGTIESLNLAAAKMFGYESEELIGKSISLLAQEEHSGRLLQTIKKYPETCHYKCFDSGCEMAGRKIEGDFIPVHMRASSVQIGSDTLFVWIVRDISELKAMHDEIAQSKRLAAIGEMGASIAHEIRNPLAGIGGAAQMLLKSVKENPRQVAILNEIIILVFRIENTVNQMLDYARAWTPNQTLITPMQLLKEVATEAETMENFKLITFQFSGDDSIAIPLDEDLIRQVLWNLFKNGAEAMPEGGELTCYVQAAQDELIVTIQDHGVGMDDETIKKLFTPFFTTKIYGTGLGLPICQRIIEAHKGSITIHSAQGEGTTISLRFPFSAQPRRIEA; encoded by the coding sequence ATGTCCCTTAGATTAAAGATTCTGCTCATGTTGTTTGCTACCTTGAGCATTTACGGCCTGATGGATTACACCGTTCACCGTTTATTCGTCCTGCCCACCTTTCTTGATCAAGAACGTACTCGCATCGAAGAGCACATTGACCACACCATGCAGATTCTCAGTTTTGAGCTGCTGGGACTGGATCGACTATGTCGTGACTGGGCTTCCTGGGATGACAGCTATACGTTTATACAACAACAAGGACATGATGAAGACTACATCGAGTCCAATCTTGTTCCAGCCACTTTTGACAACAACGCGTTGGATCTGCTCTGTTATCTGGACAGTAAAGGTCATGTGATCTGGAAAGGCACTTCAAATAAATATGCCGACAAGAATCAGGAATCCTTTCTACAACTGCCCAGCCCCCTGCTGAAGGGTTCCGATAGTTGTACCGGCTTTATCATGTCCGCTGAAGGCCCGATGATCCTGGCTTCGCGCCCGATTACCGACAGTGAAGAAACCGCACCACCTAACGGCTTTTTGGTGATGGGACGGCTACTGATCGACAGTCCGATTATGGCCCTCAATCAACATCTGCACGGCACGGTTCAATTTATTCAGCCTCAAACAAGTGATTTGCTCAACGATAAGGATCTTGAATTTCTCAAATTGCGTGAAGAGCCGGTTTTTTTACCGATCGGCAACACGTTGCATACGTTTAAAATGGTGCGCGACATTAATCATAAGCCGGCATTTATCGTCCATATGCAAACGGACCGCACTGGCGTCATCCACGGCCTTGAGACCATCTCCTACGATGCCTTCTCCAACGTTATTTCAGGATTTATCACCATCGGCATCTTTGTCTTATTCCTGCGACGCAATGTGATCAAACCCATCAGTAAACTGACCCGGCATGTGAATAGTATCAATACCGCTGAGGATCTTCTGACCGTGCCCTTGAAAACCCCGAGTGAAGATGAGATCGGTGTTCTCTGGCAGGGCTTCAACCAGATGGTCCACAGGCTGCAGCGCGATCGCCTGCGTCGTCTGGCGGCTGAAGAAGCGCTACGCAGCAACGAAAAACGCATTCATGCCATTCTGGATACGGCTCCGGACGGCATCATCACCGTGGACCAGAACGGCACCATTGAAAGTCTCAATCTGGCTGCGGCAAAAATGTTCGGTTACGAGTCGGAAGAGTTGATCGGCAAATCGATCAGTTTGCTGGCTCAGGAGGAACATTCCGGGCGGTTACTGCAAACGATCAAAAAATATCCGGAAACCTGTCATTACAAATGCTTTGATTCCGGTTGCGAAATGGCCGGCCGAAAGATTGAGGGCGATTTTATTCCGGTTCACATGCGTGCCAGCTCCGTGCAGATTGGCAGTGACACTCTGTTTGTCTGGATTGTTCGCGACATTTCCGAGCTAAAAGCCATGCACGACGAAATTGCTCAAAGCAAACGTCTGGCCGCCATTGGTGAGATGGGCGCATCCATTGCCCATGAAATCCGCAACCCTTTGGCCGGCATCGGCGGTGCGGCCCAGATGCTGTTGAAAAGCGTCAAAGAAAATCCTCGCCAAGTGGCGATCCTCAACGAAATCATCATTCTGGTCTTCCGCATTGAAAACACCGTCAACCAGATGCTCGACTATGCGCGGGCCTGGACACCGAATCAGACGCTGATCACACCGATGCAGCTTCTCAAAGAAGTGGCCACCGAAGCTGAAACCATGGAGAATTTCAAGCTGATCACGTTCCAATTCAGCGGCGACGATTCGATTGCCATTCCACTGGATGAAGACCTGATCCGACAGGTGTTGTGGAATTTGTTTAAAAACGGCGCTGAGGCCATGCCCGAAGGTGGCGAACTCACCTGCTACGTTCAGGCGGCACAGGATGAACTGATTGTGACGATTCAGGATCACGGCGTCGGCATGGATGATGAAACCATCAAAAAGCTCTTTACACCGTTTTTCACCACCAAGATCTATGGCACGGGGCTCGGGCTCCCCATCTGTCAGCGTATTATTGAGGCCCACAAGGGCAGCATTACCATTCACAGTGCTCAAGGGGAAGGAACCACGATCTCGCTGCGTTTTCCCTTTAGCGCCCAACCTCGCCGGATTGAGGCCTAG
- a CDS encoding methyl-accepting chemotaxis protein: MTADKFKRKLINLNVKRRLQIWLLIRIGGIIILTSIVSALILYGYARHETIHNFYQAHIKIRRVSDLLLPVVLSGSAISLVSGVILALFLPQKIAGPLYRIEQELNKVKSGDFRIKIKLRTRDTLVNFTSQINDTIATVEHRLKDMQKTIDSIEHIEALPEPTREKIIEVQRLLNECKTSLNKP; this comes from the coding sequence ATGACTGCCGACAAATTCAAACGAAAACTGATCAACCTCAATGTTAAACGCCGTTTGCAGATCTGGCTGCTGATCCGCATCGGCGGCATCATTATTTTAACGTCCATCGTCTCTGCTCTGATTCTCTATGGGTATGCGCGCCATGAAACCATTCACAACTTTTATCAGGCTCATATCAAAATTCGCCGGGTCAGTGATCTGCTCTTACCCGTTGTCCTGTCCGGATCGGCCATCAGTCTGGTTAGCGGTGTCATTCTGGCGCTGTTCCTGCCGCAAAAAATTGCCGGTCCTTTGTACCGTATCGAGCAGGAACTCAACAAAGTCAAGTCCGGTGATTTTCGCATTAAGATCAAGCTGCGAACCAGAGACACACTGGTTAACTTTACCAGCCAGATCAACGACACCATAGCCACTGTTGAACACAGGCTAAAAGACATGCAGAAGACCATTGACAGTATTGAACACATTGAAGCTCTCCCTGAGCCAACCCGCGAAAAAATCATTGAAGTTCAACGACTTCTCAATGAATGCAAAACGTCCCTGAACAAGCCCTGA
- a CDS encoding class I SAM-dependent methyltransferase, producing the protein MQNLPALFAEVQHHLPDNGESRRLFYGRGQCFAGLDDVVIDYHPHLILICLYRQRDVAWLEAVAVGLYELIPGEPCVAVQFRYEQGCPVSVVSGVPPVQPEALEDGLRYHLQLDRGQNLGFFPDMAFGRRLVRQRAQGKKVLNLFAYTCSFSIAALAGGAGHVVNIDMSRSALELGRANHQLNGCDLRDAGFVALEIFRSNSRIRKLAPFDLIICDPPAQQGRSFTAKTHWPKLLQRLPLWLAPGGELMLCLNGPHLEEAFLEELIASSLPHAQLLGCLDSGDDFPEKKPHCKTRLYHLRYIA; encoded by the coding sequence ATGCAGAACCTGCCAGCACTTTTTGCCGAAGTACAACACCATCTGCCCGATAACGGTGAAAGCCGCCGGTTGTTTTATGGCCGAGGCCAATGTTTTGCCGGTTTGGACGATGTGGTGATTGATTACCATCCGCATCTGATCCTGATCTGTCTGTACCGGCAGCGGGACGTCGCGTGGCTTGAGGCGGTTGCCGTCGGGCTGTATGAGCTGATTCCAGGCGAACCTTGTGTGGCGGTGCAGTTTCGCTATGAACAGGGCTGTCCCGTAAGCGTGGTGTCTGGTGTGCCTCCTGTTCAGCCTGAGGCGCTTGAGGATGGTTTGCGCTACCATCTTCAGCTCGATCGTGGACAAAACCTTGGTTTTTTTCCGGATATGGCTTTTGGCCGTCGCCTTGTCCGTCAACGGGCGCAGGGTAAAAAAGTCCTCAATCTGTTTGCTTACACCTGTTCCTTTTCCATTGCGGCTTTGGCCGGTGGTGCCGGCCATGTGGTGAATATCGATATGAGCCGTAGCGCCTTGGAACTGGGGCGTGCCAATCATCAGCTCAATGGTTGTGACCTGCGCGATGCCGGTTTTGTGGCTTTGGAAATCTTTCGCAGCAACAGTCGGATTCGCAAGCTCGCCCCTTTTGACCTGATTATCTGTGATCCTCCCGCCCAGCAGGGCCGTAGCTTTACGGCCAAAACCCATTGGCCGAAATTGTTACAGCGTCTTCCGCTCTGGTTAGCCCCCGGTGGAGAGTTGATGCTGTGTCTTAATGGTCCCCATCTTGAGGAAGCTTTTCTTGAGGAGTTAATTGCCTCGTCTCTGCCTCATGCGCAACTGCTGGGCTGCCTGGATTCTGGTGACGACTTTCCTGAAAAGAAACCACACTGCAAAACCCGCCTTTATCATCTCCGTTATATCGCCTGA
- a CDS encoding methyl-accepting chemotaxis protein has product MRVKKIRTKFLLPVFGVLIFAFVVGMFGMKNAITSLVDSQLQTTQQLSERSLAANTAAKIEDINGNIERMGRKALEQAAILSHICGVTEAYQLAHQGDLNDERDSSGQQAREQLRKLFKPVIAGFKKETGLAELKLHFHLPTGRSLVRLWRDGWQTKRNGQKIDVSDDLTGFRKTVVQINSGSHQPISGIEVGRGGFAIRGLVSIQENNGTHLGSAEVLLPFNALLKISQTAPTQNYSVYMNADLLPIATNLQDKKKYPVLGSKYVLCASTDQSLVSRLVNIDRLNAGVAASHSELVDNYYVSVFPIKDFSGKQAGLMVMTEDVSETLASLASIKSTGLASLASIEQKSIFGALFLVVLIGAIVLVVTNYITKPLSQAVSVTEAIALGDLGQRLTIEREDEMGILSNSLNAMCDSLSDKVELAKTIASGDLTPEVHLASQHDEFGKALQEMVAGLGSLISEVNGASSQIVSGSMQVSDVSQALSQGATEQAASLQEITSSMTQIASQTRQNADNATVANQLSGAAIKSADEGNTNMQAMVGAMKEINEAGQDISKIIKVIDEIAFQTNLLALNAAVEAARAGQHGKGFAVVAEEVRTLAARSAKAASETAELIEGSVSKADNGSKIAERTSNSLQEIMQGISKMDDLIGEITTAANEQAEGISQVNEGLNQIDQVTQQNTASAEEGAAAAEELSSQAEHMRGMLARFKVNENQTAPMSDRLSVSQDTPELGWDD; this is encoded by the coding sequence ATGCGTGTAAAGAAAATCCGGACCAAGTTCCTACTGCCCGTTTTTGGTGTGTTGATCTTTGCTTTTGTCGTTGGCATGTTCGGGATGAAAAATGCCATTACGTCATTGGTGGACAGCCAATTACAGACAACCCAACAACTTTCTGAACGTTCTCTGGCCGCGAATACCGCAGCTAAAATTGAGGATATCAATGGAAACATTGAGCGGATGGGTCGTAAAGCCCTTGAGCAGGCGGCGATTCTCAGCCACATCTGTGGTGTGACTGAGGCCTATCAACTGGCCCATCAGGGTGATTTGAATGATGAACGTGATTCCTCAGGTCAGCAAGCCCGTGAACAACTCCGTAAATTGTTCAAGCCGGTTATCGCAGGATTCAAGAAAGAGACCGGTCTTGCTGAGCTGAAGCTTCATTTCCATCTACCGACCGGCCGCAGCCTCGTTCGTCTTTGGCGCGACGGCTGGCAGACCAAACGCAACGGCCAGAAGATTGATGTTTCTGATGATTTGACCGGTTTTCGCAAAACCGTGGTTCAGATCAATAGTGGTAGCCATCAGCCGATTAGCGGTATTGAAGTTGGCCGTGGCGGTTTTGCCATTCGCGGATTGGTATCGATTCAGGAGAATAACGGGACACATTTAGGTTCGGCTGAAGTTCTCTTGCCGTTTAATGCACTGCTGAAAATTTCCCAAACAGCGCCGACGCAGAATTATTCCGTGTATATGAACGCGGATTTGCTCCCCATTGCCACCAACCTGCAAGACAAGAAAAAATATCCGGTGCTGGGGAGCAAATATGTTCTTTGTGCATCCACGGATCAATCCCTTGTCAGTCGTTTAGTGAACATTGATCGTTTGAATGCCGGTGTTGCTGCATCACATTCCGAATTGGTTGATAACTATTATGTGTCCGTTTTTCCCATCAAGGATTTTTCCGGCAAACAGGCCGGCCTGATGGTGATGACGGAAGACGTCAGTGAAACCCTGGCGAGTCTTGCCTCAATTAAAAGTACCGGTCTGGCCTCTTTGGCCTCTATTGAACAGAAGAGTATTTTTGGTGCCTTGTTCCTGGTGGTTCTGATCGGAGCGATTGTTCTGGTGGTCACCAATTACATCACCAAACCGCTCAGTCAGGCTGTCAGTGTCACTGAAGCCATTGCTCTGGGTGATCTGGGACAACGTCTTACCATCGAACGTGAGGATGAAATGGGAATCCTCTCGAACAGTTTAAATGCGATGTGCGACAGTTTGTCGGACAAGGTTGAGTTGGCTAAAACCATTGCCAGTGGTGATTTAACGCCTGAAGTCCATTTAGCATCACAACACGATGAATTCGGCAAGGCTCTGCAGGAGATGGTGGCTGGCCTCGGCAGCCTCATTTCTGAAGTTAACGGCGCCAGCAGCCAGATTGTTTCCGGTTCCATGCAGGTGTCGGATGTCAGCCAGGCGTTGTCGCAAGGAGCCACGGAACAGGCCGCCTCTTTGCAGGAAATTACCAGTTCCATGACCCAAATCGCCAGCCAGACACGCCAGAATGCCGACAATGCCACGGTGGCCAACCAATTGTCCGGAGCGGCGATCAAGTCGGCGGATGAAGGTAATACCAATATGCAGGCCATGGTTGGGGCGATGAAGGAGATCAATGAAGCCGGGCAGGATATTTCAAAAATTATCAAGGTCATTGATGAGATTGCCTTCCAGACTAATCTGCTGGCGTTAAATGCCGCAGTTGAAGCGGCCCGTGCCGGACAACATGGCAAGGGCTTTGCCGTTGTCGCCGAAGAGGTACGGACTCTGGCGGCACGCAGTGCCAAAGCGGCCAGCGAAACCGCCGAGTTGATTGAAGGCTCGGTGTCCAAAGCGGACAATGGTTCGAAGATTGCCGAACGAACCTCTAATTCATTGCAGGAGATTATGCAGGGCATCTCAAAAATGGATGACCTCATCGGTGAGATTACCACCGCAGCCAACGAGCAGGCCGAAGGAATCTCTCAGGTGAATGAGGGACTCAACCAGATTGATCAGGTCACCCAGCAGAATACCGCCAGTGCTGAAGAAGGGGCGGCGGCCGCTGAAGAGTTGTCCAGCCAGGCAGAGCATATGCGTGGCATGCTGGCTCGTTTCAAAGTCAACGAAAACCAGACCGCACCAATGAGCGATCGCCTCTCTGTCTCGCAAGACACGCCTGAACTGGGTTGGGATGATTAA
- a CDS encoding acyl-CoA thioesterase, whose protein sequence is MNTAKPCRESRVTKTSVVLPPDANNYGTLFGGKMMAYVDEVASLSAMRHARTPVVTAFIDSVEFLCPVRVGQAVTLESFVCWTGTTSLEVYVKVIAEDLMSGEKQLCLTSLLVFVALDRDGTPVPVPKVLAQTDFERALNEGGEGRLHRRRKRKALMPEGESDIFSSH, encoded by the coding sequence ATGAATACAGCGAAACCATGCCGTGAGTCGCGCGTTACTAAAACCTCCGTTGTCCTTCCACCCGATGCCAACAATTACGGGACGTTGTTTGGTGGAAAGATGATGGCTTATGTTGATGAGGTCGCCAGTCTGTCCGCGATGCGCCATGCACGAACTCCTGTGGTGACGGCATTTATCGATTCTGTCGAGTTTCTTTGCCCGGTACGGGTAGGGCAAGCGGTAACCTTGGAATCCTTTGTCTGCTGGACCGGGACAACGTCGTTGGAAGTTTATGTCAAGGTCATCGCTGAGGATTTGATGAGTGGTGAGAAACAACTCTGTCTGACGTCACTTCTGGTCTTTGTTGCCTTAGATCGTGACGGGACGCCGGTGCCTGTTCCAAAGGTTCTTGCGCAGACCGATTTTGAGCGGGCATTAAACGAGGGAGGAGAAGGGCGTTTGCATCGGCGACGCAAGCGTAAGGCATTAATGCCGGAGGGTGAATCTGACATTTTTTCTTCTCATTGA
- a CDS encoding porin codes for MRRLFWGVVCGAIIFMSSGQAVFAAITLYEADATTFSVDGSFNTFYVHSDSDKNAAMEAIAGSDREQSRVKMGFLPNWIGFNFSKQMGDLKLGGRASFWVTINDSDNNVTESGIDTRQFYGTIDGRWGQVLIGKDFTIFNRSNIFLDEILLGYGNVSDTMGLIDGNGVSFGNIGTGYTYPFPSAQITYRSPELAGFKLTLGVVDPSRTATDGEEHAPRFEGELTYHYTYKQGGITAWTGFLTQSSENEDNDIDTNGVSYGIRASYAGFALHASGYQASGLGFELGAGVDTTLGLPVVDANGDELDSEGYLLQAAYTFGAFRLVGSYGESELDGDVGVDDWENETTTTAIFYTVNEGLKLVGEYNINEISIGHAEEETKTIALGAIVSF; via the coding sequence ATGCGTAGATTATTTTGGGGGGTAGTTTGTGGAGCGATCATCTTTATGTCGAGTGGCCAGGCTGTTTTTGCGGCGATCACACTCTATGAAGCGGATGCAACAACATTCAGCGTTGATGGATCGTTCAACACGTTTTATGTCCATAGTGACAGTGATAAGAATGCGGCAATGGAAGCCATTGCCGGCTCGGACCGGGAACAGTCCCGGGTGAAAATGGGCTTTTTGCCGAACTGGATCGGATTCAATTTCAGCAAACAGATGGGTGATCTGAAATTGGGCGGTCGTGCTTCCTTCTGGGTGACGATTAATGACAGCGATAATAATGTCACCGAATCCGGCATCGATACCCGCCAGTTTTACGGCACCATTGACGGCCGCTGGGGCCAGGTTCTGATTGGTAAAGATTTCACCATCTTCAACCGCTCCAATATTTTTCTCGATGAAATCCTGCTTGGTTACGGCAATGTCAGTGACACCATGGGGCTGATCGACGGCAATGGCGTTTCCTTCGGCAATATCGGCACCGGCTATACCTATCCGTTCCCTTCCGCGCAGATCACCTATCGTTCACCGGAACTGGCCGGATTCAAATTAACCCTTGGCGTTGTCGATCCGTCACGCACCGCAACGGATGGTGAAGAGCATGCGCCGCGCTTTGAAGGCGAATTGACCTACCATTACACTTATAAGCAAGGTGGGATCACCGCATGGACCGGCTTTTTAACGCAGTCTTCCGAAAATGAGGACAATGACATCGATACCAACGGCGTTTCTTACGGTATCCGTGCCAGCTATGCCGGTTTTGCCCTTCATGCGTCGGGTTATCAGGCCAGTGGTCTTGGCTTTGAACTCGGTGCCGGGGTAGACACGACTCTGGGACTTCCCGTGGTTGATGCCAATGGCGATGAGCTGGACTCTGAAGGCTATCTGCTGCAGGCTGCTTATACCTTCGGAGCCTTCCGCTTGGTCGGATCTTATGGTGAAAGTGAGCTTGATGGTGATGTCGGTGTTGATGACTGGGAGAATGAAACCACAACAACGGCCATTTTCTATACGGTGAATGAAGGTTTGAAGCTGGTTGGTGAATACAACATCAACGAGATTTCAATTGGTCATGCTGAAGAAGAAACCAAGACGATCGCACTGGGCGCTATCGTCAGCTTCTAA
- a CDS encoding sensor domain-containing diguanylate cyclase: MIRTNRQITMTLSAAGALGAIIGYLYLIAKTELTAATLFLFMPVGLTSAAIAALFLACHLRSDRQLRELSKQQKLFSDFIHHAQDLIQVVDTRGNILYVNNIWEETLGYTRAEASRMNIFDIIADDHKNTCQSRFAELLNGQYKGCFEVTYQTRDGQSITLEGNCSYSVKNGKPHMIRGIFRDISQRREQDEHILQMAYHDMLTNLPNRFLLNDRLSQAISQARRYHQKTALVYVDLDHFKRINDHHGHAVGDILLQKTARRMQDCLRENDTVSRIGGDEFLLILTGIKDRDDIPQIVDKVRIALAAPYIVNSLRINSSASMGTAVYPLDGVDPEALLNQADQAMYMAKKQGGNTHCFYTENTPPKTKVLRLV, encoded by the coding sequence ATGATCCGCACTAATCGGCAGATTACCATGACACTAAGCGCAGCAGGCGCTCTCGGTGCGATCATCGGCTATCTCTACTTGATTGCCAAAACGGAGCTGACCGCCGCGACTCTGTTTTTATTCATGCCGGTTGGCCTGACGTCCGCGGCTATAGCCGCCCTGTTCCTGGCCTGCCATCTGCGTTCGGACCGTCAGCTGCGTGAATTATCAAAGCAACAGAAACTGTTCAGTGATTTTATTCATCATGCTCAGGACCTGATTCAGGTTGTTGATACACGCGGCAACATTCTCTATGTCAACAACATCTGGGAAGAGACCCTTGGCTACACGCGTGCGGAAGCCTCACGCATGAACATCTTTGATATTATTGCCGACGATCATAAAAACACCTGCCAATCCCGTTTTGCCGAGCTTCTCAACGGCCAATATAAAGGCTGTTTTGAAGTCACCTATCAAACCCGCGATGGTCAGTCCATTACTCTGGAGGGCAACTGCAGTTACAGTGTCAAAAACGGCAAGCCCCATATGATTCGAGGTATTTTTCGCGATATCAGCCAGCGCCGTGAACAGGATGAACATATTCTGCAAATGGCCTATCACGACATGCTCACCAATCTGCCCAACCGTTTTCTCCTGAATGACCGCTTGTCCCAAGCGATTTCCCAGGCACGGCGTTACCATCAAAAAACGGCTCTGGTCTATGTTGATCTGGATCACTTCAAACGGATCAACGATCATCACGGCCATGCCGTCGGGGATATCCTGTTGCAAAAAACAGCACGCCGCATGCAGGATTGTTTACGCGAGAACGACACGGTTTCGCGCATCGGCGGTGATGAATTTCTGCTGATTCTCACCGGCATCAAAGATCGCGACGACATTCCGCAAATTGTCGACAAGGTGCGGATCGCCCTGGCCGCTCCCTATATAGTCAACAGCCTGCGTATCAATTCTTCCGCCAGTATGGGAACCGCTGTCTACCCTTTGGATGGTGTTGACCCCGAAGCCCTGCTCAATCAAGCGGATCAGGCCATGTATATGGCGAAAAAACAGGGGGGAAATACGCATTGCTTCTACACCGAAAACACCCCACCAAAAACAAAAGTCCTGCGTTTGGTTTAG
- a CDS encoding cytochrome c3 family protein, translating into MTYTDDEGVEQTETYGVKGALTIGGCVGCHTGDNSNTTTGAAAVGGMGNVSPIPYVMSYAEPTYGPEYTAADTLRTGVTTLAGGNFYWVATGGGADPTKGHNVTTDSLAPWDMNAPGLNTATSTYQTTAFSSGVGTMLTCAGTMGCHGVRTGDGMDDDYASLSGAHHGDDTTIDGSTVAKSFRFLKGINGVEDSDWEYTVTSTDHNGYLAQARSEADSMTDSGTTISSLCGQCHGDFHSGTSTINDGGAWLRHPTDYALPTGDDSEYTAYARVTDTTADPGTGIYNIVAPVGLASPVTGEVTSGAIVTCISCHRAHGSPYADLLRWEYTNTDGNGGISAGEPLNGADNNGCFACHTEKDD; encoded by the coding sequence GTGACCTACACGGACGATGAAGGCGTGGAACAGACAGAAACCTACGGCGTCAAAGGTGCATTGACCATTGGCGGCTGTGTTGGTTGCCATACCGGTGACAACAGCAATACAACAACCGGTGCCGCGGCAGTCGGAGGAATGGGCAATGTTTCCCCGATCCCTTATGTCATGAGCTATGCCGAGCCGACTTACGGCCCCGAGTACACGGCTGCAGACACGCTGAGAACCGGTGTCACGACCCTGGCCGGCGGCAACTTTTACTGGGTGGCGACCGGAGGCGGCGCAGATCCGACCAAAGGTCATAATGTGACAACGGACAGCCTGGCCCCGTGGGACATGAATGCTCCAGGGTTAAACACGGCAACAAGCACCTATCAAACAACGGCATTTTCCTCTGGAGTTGGAACGATGCTGACCTGTGCCGGCACCATGGGTTGCCATGGAGTCAGAACGGGTGATGGTATGGACGATGATTACGCCAGTCTGAGCGGCGCCCACCATGGTGACGACACGACCATTGACGGCTCAACGGTTGCAAAAAGTTTTCGCTTCCTTAAGGGGATCAATGGCGTAGAAGACAGCGACTGGGAATACACGGTAACATCCACGGACCACAACGGCTACCTGGCTCAAGCACGGAGTGAAGCGGACTCCATGACGGATTCAGGCACAACGATCAGCTCTTTGTGCGGTCAATGCCATGGCGATTTCCACAGTGGCACCAGCACCATTAATGATGGAGGCGCCTGGCTGCGTCACCCGACGGATTACGCCCTGCCGACCGGCGATGACAGTGAATACACGGCGTATGCCAGAGTAACGGATACAACAGCGGATCCGGGAACCGGCATTTACAATATTGTCGCACCGGTAGGTTTGGCTTCACCTGTCACTGGTGAAGTGACCTCTGGCGCCATTGTTACCTGTATCTCTTGCCATCGTGCCCATGGCTCACCCTATGCCGACCTGTTACGCTGGGAATACACCAATACCGACGGTAACGGCGGCATCTCTGCCGGCGAACCTTTAAACGGCGCGGACAACAATGGCTGCTTTGCCTGTCATACAGAAAAAGACGATTAA